A stretch of the Elephas maximus indicus isolate mEleMax1 chromosome 3, mEleMax1 primary haplotype, whole genome shotgun sequence genome encodes the following:
- the PAQR7 gene encoding membrane progestin receptor alpha, whose translation MATAMAQKLSHLLPSLRHICQESQPSMQPGPVFTVDRAEVPPLFWKPYIYVGYRPLHQTWRFYFRTLFLQHNEVVNVWTHLLAALVLLLRLAIFVGTVDFWGDPHALPLFIIAFASFTYLSLSALAHLLQAKSEFWHYSFFFLDYVGVAVYQFGSALAHFYYAIEPAWHAQVQGIFLPMAAFLAWLSCTGSCYNKYSQKPGLLGRTCQEVPSALAYALDISPVVHRILVSPDPSLDDPALLYHKCQVIFFLLAAAFFSACMPERWFPGSCHVFGQGHQLFHVFLVMCTLAQLEAVALDYEARRPIYEPLHTRWPHNFFALFLLTVGSSVLTALFLSQLVRRKLEKKAK comes from the coding sequence ATGGCCACAGCAATGGCCCAGAAGCTCAGTCATCTCCTCCCTAGCTTGAGACACATCTGCCAGGAGTCTCAGCCATCTATGCAGCCAGGGCCTGTCTTCACGGTGGACCGGGCCGAGGTGCCACCCCTCTTCTGGAAGCCATACATCTATGTGGGCTACCGGCCACTGCACCAGACCTGGCGCTTCTACTTCCGCACACTGTTCCTGCAGCACAATGAGGTGGTGAACGTGTGGACCCACCTGCTGGCGGCCCTGGTGCTCCTGCTGCGGCTGGCCATCTTTGTGGGTACCGTGGACTTCTGGGGGGACCCACATGCCCTGCCCCTCTTCATCATCGCCTTTGCCTCCTTCACCTACCTCTCCCTCAGTGCCTTGGCTCACCTCCTGCAGGCCAAGTCTGAGTTCTGGCATTACAGCTTCTTCTTCCTGGACTACGTGGGTGTGGCCGTGTACCAGTTTGGCAGTGCCTTGGCTCACTTCTACTACGCCATCGAGCCCGCCTGGCATGCCCAGGTGCAGGGCATTTTCCTGCCTATGGCTGCCTTTCTTGCCTGGCTTTCCTGCACTGGTTCCTGCTACAACAAATACAGCCAGAAGCCAGGCCTGCTGGGTCGCACTTGCCAGGAGGTGCCCTCGGCGCTGGCTTATGCGCTGGACATCAGCCCTGTGGTGCACCGCATCTTGGTGTCCCCTGATCCTAGCTTGGACGACCCTGCTCTTCTCTACCACAAGTGCCAGGTGATCTTTTTCCTGCTGGCTGCTGCTTTCTTCTCGGCCTGTATGCCTGAACGCTGGTTCCCTGGCAGCTGCCACGTCTTTGGGCAGGGCCACCAACTCTTCCATGTTTTCTTGGTCATGTGTACGCTGGCTCAGCTGGAGGCCGTGGCACTGGACTATGAGGCCCGGCGGCCCATCTATGAGCCCCTGCACACCCGCTGGCCCCACAACTTCTTTGCCCTCTTCCTGCTTACTGTGGGCAGCAGTGTCCTCACCGCGCTCTTCCTAAGCCAGCTGGTGCGACGCAAACTTGAGAAGAAGGCCAAGTGA